Proteins encoded in a region of the Clostridium beijerinckii genome:
- a CDS encoding magnesium transporter CorA family protein, whose protein sequence is MIQIYKSESEFDPSLKLIDTIENGAWINLIAPSAEELILISKKTGVPLEFLKAALDDEETSRIDIEEDSLLIIVDIPFTEMEDNSLTYDTYPLSIIHTNKQLITVCLKKSKILTDFANNKIKSFYTFKKSRFTLQILNRISTYYLLYLRQIDKKSLMIEKRLHKSMKNRELIQLHSLEKSLVYFSTSLKANEITLEKMLKLELMQKYEEDKDVLEDVIIENKQAIEMTEIYSNILASTMDFFASVISNNLNIVMKVLASVTILMAIPTIIGGIFGMNIALPLSADNPHAFSIVMGVTVGICGLVAFILYKKDMFN, encoded by the coding sequence TTGATTCAAATCTATAAAAGCGAAAGTGAATTTGATCCTTCCCTAAAATTAATAGATACGATAGAAAATGGTGCTTGGATAAATCTTATTGCGCCATCTGCTGAAGAACTAATATTAATATCAAAGAAAACAGGTGTCCCTTTGGAATTCTTAAAAGCAGCCCTAGATGATGAAGAAACCTCACGTATTGATATTGAAGAGGATTCATTATTAATAATAGTGGATATACCGTTTACCGAAATGGAAGATAACTCTCTTACTTATGATACATACCCATTATCAATAATACATACTAATAAACAATTGATAACTGTATGCTTAAAAAAAAGTAAAATCCTAACGGATTTTGCTAATAACAAAATTAAATCTTTTTATACATTTAAAAAATCAAGATTTACATTACAAATACTAAATAGAATATCAACATACTATTTACTTTATTTGCGTCAAATAGATAAAAAAAGTTTAATGATTGAAAAAAGGCTTCATAAATCTATGAAAAATAGAGAGCTTATACAATTACATTCTCTGGAAAAATCACTTGTTTATTTTTCAACTTCACTAAAGGCTAATGAAATTACTTTAGAGAAAATGCTGAAATTAGAGCTTATGCAAAAATATGAAGAAGATAAAGATGTTTTAGAAGATGTAATTATAGAAAATAAACAAGCTATAGAAATGACTGAAATCTATAGTAATATATTAGCTAGTACAATGGATTTTTTTGCTTCTGTAATATCTAATAATTTAAATATTGTTATGAAAGTACTTGCATCAGTTACAATTCTTATGGCAATACCGACCATAATAGGTGGAATATTTGGTATGAATATAGCATTACCATTATCTGCAGATAATCCACATGCATTCTCTATCGTTATGGGCGTAACTGTTGGCATTTGCGGACTTGTTGCCTTTATATTATATAAAAAAGATATGTTTAATTAA
- a CDS encoding amidohydrolase has translation MKNKIISFLSTCADDIKNLCTYLYENPEKSYNEVNASNCICNLLNKYKFEVDRNFLNINNSFIAKKGQGHPKICYLCEYDAIENDGHITGHNMVTAMSVSATLALGSVIDDIGGSVILVGCPGEYFGGTKGTMVKQGLFDDIDVVMVAHPDTCTCESGSSSAIIPLGLKFESESKLSFLNQNSYTSLDAVLLTLNILNSIKKGFPDNLEINSVISNGGYTTLLLPADSEIKFCIRASNTKTANEAYDKIRKIANNVTALIDIPNKFFLYESPNKELITNRTLNRLFSHNLKESGIININPPKDIYAGLSIGDVSHKVPCIHPYISIIDDENIKYGSLDFAKATTSEFALKQCNIAATALALTAIDLIQNETLLSEVKSEFFNNRNC, from the coding sequence ATGAAAAACAAAATTATTTCATTTCTATCTACTTGTGCTGACGATATTAAAAATCTCTGTACCTATTTATATGAGAATCCAGAAAAAAGTTATAATGAAGTTAACGCATCTAATTGCATATGCAATTTATTAAATAAATACAAATTTGAAGTTGATAGAAATTTTTTAAACATTAACAATTCATTTATAGCAAAGAAAGGCCAAGGTCATCCTAAAATATGTTATCTATGTGAATATGACGCTATCGAAAATGACGGTCATATTACCGGGCATAATATGGTTACTGCAATGTCAGTATCCGCTACATTAGCTTTAGGAAGTGTTATAGATGACATCGGAGGTTCTGTAATACTGGTAGGTTGCCCCGGTGAATACTTTGGCGGGACTAAAGGGACAATGGTAAAACAAGGACTATTTGATGACATAGATGTTGTAATGGTAGCTCACCCTGACACATGTACATGTGAAAGTGGCTCTTCATCAGCAATTATCCCATTAGGACTTAAGTTTGAAAGCGAAAGCAAGTTGAGTTTTTTAAATCAGAATTCTTATACATCGTTAGATGCCGTTTTACTAACTCTTAATATTTTAAACTCTATAAAAAAAGGATTTCCAGATAATTTAGAAATAAATTCGGTTATATCTAATGGTGGGTATACAACATTGCTATTACCAGCAGATTCTGAAATTAAATTTTGCATTCGTGCATCTAACACAAAAACTGCTAACGAAGCTTATGATAAAATAAGAAAAATCGCAAATAATGTGACAGCATTAATAGATATTCCTAATAAATTTTTCTTATATGAGTCTCCTAATAAGGAGTTAATAACCAATAGAACGCTAAATAGGCTATTTAGTCATAACCTTAAAGAAAGTGGAATAATAAATATTAATCCACCAAAAGATATATATGCTGGATTAAGCATTGGAGATGTAAGTCATAAGGTTCCTTGCATACATCCATATATATCTATAATAGATGATGAAAATATTAAATATGGAAGCCTAGATTTCGCAAAAGCAACTACATCTGAGTTTGCTTTAAAACAATGCAATATAGCAGCTACAGCCCTTGCATTAACTGCTATTGACTTAATACAAAACGAAACTTTACTCTCTGAAGTTAAATCTGAATTCTTTAATAATAGAAATTGCTAA
- a CDS encoding sigma factor G inhibitor Gin: MENTNKSCFLCGASDCDGIILNGEKICKACEEKIVNTNVEDPDYDYYKDNVRIILFSEHA, from the coding sequence ATGGAGAATACAAATAAATCATGTTTTTTATGTGGAGCAAGTGATTGCGATGGTATAATATTAAATGGAGAAAAGATTTGTAAAGCATGTGAAGAGAAAATTGTTAATACAAATGTAGAGGATCCAGATTATGATTATTATAAGGATAATGTTAGGATAATCTTATTTAGCGAACATGCTTAG
- the tmk gene encoding dTMP kinase, which produces MEKGLFIVFEGGEGTGKTTAIDAIYDWITENNFECIKTREPGGIKISEQIRQVILSKDNKEMDAKTEALLYAAARRQHLVEKVIPALNQGVIVLCDRFIDSSLAYQGYARNLGMEEVLSINKFAIGEYMPDISVLFDLDPKIGLARIANNDCREVNRLDIEKLEFHERVREGYDIVYKNNNHRIVKIDANNTKENVINQIKNILRPKIWTNIN; this is translated from the coding sequence ATGGAAAAAGGTTTATTTATAGTTTTTGAAGGTGGCGAGGGAACCGGAAAAACAACGGCGATTGATGCAATATATGATTGGATTACAGAAAATAATTTTGAATGTATAAAGACGAGAGAGCCAGGCGGAATTAAAATATCAGAGCAAATAAGACAAGTTATTTTAAGCAAAGATAACAAGGAGATGGATGCTAAAACAGAAGCACTATTATATGCAGCTGCGAGAAGACAACACCTTGTAGAAAAAGTGATACCAGCATTGAATCAAGGTGTAATAGTTCTTTGTGATAGGTTTATAGATTCTTCTTTGGCATATCAGGGTTATGCGAGAAATTTAGGAATGGAAGAAGTTTTAAGCATAAATAAATTTGCTATTGGTGAGTACATGCCGGATATATCAGTGCTATTTGATCTTGATCCTAAAATAGGATTGGCTAGAATAGCTAATAATGATTGCAGAGAAGTAAATAGATTAGATATAGAAAAGTTAGAGTTTCATGAAAGAGTTAGAGAAGGATATGATATTGTTTATAAAAATAATAATCATAGAATTGTTAAGATAGATGCAAATAATACGAAAGAAAATGTAATTAATCAAATAAAAAATATACTAAGGCCTAAAATATGGACAAATATAAACTAA
- a CDS encoding cyclic-di-AMP receptor: MKLIIAIVQDEDSADVIEALTEEDYRVTKLATTGGFLKSGNTTLLVGIEEEKVELVIEVIRNVCRKRNETVVTPTTLGGSESGYMQQYPVQISVGGATVFVIDVDKFVKI, translated from the coding sequence ATGAAATTGATAATTGCAATTGTTCAGGATGAAGATTCAGCAGATGTCATAGAGGCTTTAACAGAAGAGGATTATAGAGTTACAAAATTAGCAACTACAGGAGGATTTCTTAAATCTGGTAATACTACATTATTGGTAGGAATTGAAGAGGAAAAAGTTGAACTTGTTATTGAAGTTATTAGGAATGTATGTAGAAAGCGGAATGAGACAGTAGTTACACCAACTACCCTTGGGGGAAGTGAAAGTGGATATATGCAACAATACCCAGTGCAAATTAGCGTGGGAGGTGCTACTGTATTCGTAATTGATGTGGATAAGTTCGTAAAAATATGA
- a CDS encoding DNA polymerase III subunit delta': MRKIIGHKNIIDNINNRRQKDSFSHANLIIGNDGIGKSIVAKYLSNQIIKERNSVESVDIVRYSPNSNSFGVDDVRNIISEVNKKPYEGDKKVLILYKCDKLTVQAQNALLKTIEEPPRGVHLILLSDSLEVILDTIKSRCQIYRLTPLNKEEILSYLEEKYNNLSEDDKKAALAYSAGIPGNVDRFFSDDKLRNLRDICIELFEDIVSRQKGIILKYEELLKSAKEDKLELLNILLSYIRDILLLKELNDSELVVNFDKIYKIKNISRGMSYKKLNSMLEYIKEARINFNSNTNYSMVISVLLMGFAEV, encoded by the coding sequence TTGAGAAAGATAATCGGACATAAAAATATTATCGATAATATAAATAATAGAAGACAAAAGGATTCATTTTCTCATGCAAATCTAATAATTGGTAATGATGGAATAGGAAAAAGTATAGTAGCTAAGTACCTTTCAAATCAAATTATTAAAGAGAGAAATAGTGTGGAGAGTGTAGATATTGTAAGGTATTCTCCTAATTCCAATTCATTTGGTGTTGATGATGTGAGAAACATTATAAGTGAAGTCAATAAAAAGCCTTATGAAGGTGATAAAAAGGTATTAATATTATATAAATGTGACAAGCTAACAGTTCAAGCTCAAAATGCATTATTAAAAACTATTGAAGAACCGCCAAGAGGTGTACATTTAATATTGTTAAGTGATTCTTTAGAAGTAATTTTGGATACCATAAAATCGCGTTGCCAAATATATAGGTTAACACCATTAAATAAAGAAGAAATTTTGAGTTACCTTGAGGAAAAATATAATAATTTAAGTGAAGATGATAAAAAAGCAGCACTAGCTTATAGTGCTGGAATACCTGGAAATGTAGATAGATTTTTTAGCGATGATAAGTTGAGAAATTTGAGAGATATATGTATAGAATTATTTGAAGATATCGTAAGTAGACAAAAAGGTATTATATTAAAGTATGAGGAATTATTAAAAAGTGCAAAAGAAGATAAATTAGAGTTACTAAATATACTTCTATCATATATAAGAGATATCTTACTTCTTAAAGAGCTTAATGATAGTGAACTCGTTGTTAATTTTGATAAAATATATAAGATAAAAAATATATCAAGAGGAATGTCTTATAAGAAATTAAATAGTATGTTAGAATACATAAAAGAAGCTAGAATAAATTTTAATAGTAATACGAACTATTCAATGGTCATAAGTGTTTTGCTTATGGGCTTTGCGGAGGTATAA
- a CDS encoding PSP1 domain-containing protein, which produces MIKVIGVRFKKAGKIYYFSPLELDIKKGNYVIVETARGIEFGECVIGIKEIKEEDIVSPLKNVIRIADEDDIRKHKENKEKEKEALDICLAKIQEHKLNMKLIDVEYTFDNHKVIFYFTADGRVDFRELVKDLATIFKTRIELRQIGVRDEAKMVGGLGPCGRPMCCSTFLGDFASVSIKMAKEQNLSLNPTKISGICGRLMCCLNYEQTTYEGIRKRLPKVGSIVKTDAGNGEVVGNSIVKEMVKVKVRRGDEEVVEEFKITDVELVSGKYEDTIDENNIKLIVESEEDKTLIKNLINEK; this is translated from the coding sequence ATGATAAAAGTTATAGGCGTAAGATTCAAGAAAGCGGGAAAGATTTACTACTTTAGTCCACTAGAATTAGATATAAAAAAGGGCAATTATGTAATAGTAGAGACAGCTAGAGGTATAGAATTTGGCGAATGCGTTATAGGAATTAAGGAGATAAAAGAGGAAGATATAGTATCACCTTTAAAGAATGTTATTAGAATTGCTGATGAGGATGATATTAGAAAACATAAAGAAAATAAAGAAAAAGAAAAAGAAGCCTTAGATATATGCTTAGCGAAAATTCAAGAACATAAATTAAATATGAAATTAATAGATGTTGAATATACATTTGATAATCATAAGGTTATATTCTACTTTACAGCAGATGGTAGAGTAGATTTCAGAGAGTTAGTTAAGGATTTAGCTACTATATTTAAAACTAGAATAGAATTAAGACAAATAGGAGTAAGAGATGAGGCTAAAATGGTTGGAGGACTTGGACCATGTGGTAGACCTATGTGCTGCTCTACATTCTTAGGAGACTTTGCATCTGTATCAATAAAAATGGCAAAGGAACAGAATCTTTCTTTGAATCCAACCAAGATATCTGGAATATGTGGAAGATTGATGTGCTGTTTGAACTATGAACAAACTACATATGAAGGTATAAGAAAGAGATTGCCTAAGGTCGGCTCTATTGTTAAGACAGATGCTGGGAATGGAGAAGTTGTTGGTAATTCAATAGTTAAAGAGATGGTAAAGGTTAAGGTTAGAAGAGGAGACGAGGAAGTTGTTGAGGAATTCAAAATAACTGATGTAGAGCTCGTTTCAGGAAAATATGAAGATACAATTGATGAAAATAATATAAAATTGATTGTTGAGTCAGAAGAAGATAAAACATTAATAAAAAATCTTATTAATGAAAAATAG